The following coding sequences lie in one Crassostrea angulata isolate pt1a10 chromosome 10, ASM2561291v2, whole genome shotgun sequence genomic window:
- the LOC128165436 gene encoding tripartite motif-containing protein 2-like: MALSESQIPPDAQHYLVCGIEDCERNCQFYCNPCHQPMCEQCKDEHQKSPKTKNHEVVPYRQRKHQIPVVKCSDHPTKDIDILCDECNVPLCSKCSTMHVHKGHSFTDLETIYTEKSVACRQEIQKIQTYFMPTAKTLQKEIKMDATEIKAVMDSIRSSMRDEAKTLKKLVDEVTSDNIEQVNKMEESLKEMLHSQDKTYQDYISYLEDLVKQFHGYLSSTQLQNNPIIFSLSEHLKIRPIPETTKPVPPVFTAGQYSKEDVAKLLGRVTVPDTKPENRKIKPMETAVSTQLKPTGKQRKQDREKSEVKQSLSLSLSSSVTKVREYTVPGVNRVYHVSLDKSGRLWGSDYEGNLVQTDLQGNQLQKIQTSGEYGYHTGTQDGDLIYIDKINKVINRIALDNTITEFIKTDSKPDSIHSSHINGDILVGMYGKVTRYNKKGKEIQNIQRDNKGQELYSYPIYITENINGDICTSDLVKHAVVVVNKSGQHRFSYTGQGSKFRPWGLCTDLLGHILVCDHHSDTVDLLDQDGQFLCLLLTKQQGITCPYSMCVDDENNLIVGQGISNILRMYKYLQ; the protein is encoded by the coding sequence ATGGCATTATCTGAATCCCAAATACCACCCGACGCCCAGCACTATCTGGTGTGTGGTATAGAAGACTGTGAGAGGAACTGCCAGTTCTACTGCAATCCTTGTCACCAACCGATGTGTGAACAATGCAAGGATGAACATCAGAAGAGTCCAAAAACCAAGAACCATGAAGTGGTCCCTTATCGACAACGCAAACATCAAATTCCAGTGGTAAAATGCAGTGATCATCCCACCAAGGATATAGACATTCTCTGTGATGAATGCAATGTGCCTTTATGCTCCAAATGTTCCACAATGCATGTCCACAAGGGGCATTCCTTTACAGACCTGGAGACAATTTATACAGAAAAATCTGTAGCATGTCGTCaagaaatccaaaaaattcaaaccTACTTCATGCCAACAGCAAAAACTTTgcaaaaggaaataaaaatggaTGCCACAGAAATAAAGGCAGTCATGGATAGCATAAGATCATCCATGAGAGATGAAGCCAAGACTCTCAAAAAACTAGTAGATGAAGTGACATCAGATAATATAGAACAAGTCAACAAAATGGAAGAGTCACTAAAAGAGATGCTTCATAGTCAAGACAAAACATACCAAGATTACATCTCTTATCTTGAGGACCTTGTCAAACAGTTCCATGGCTACCTGTCCTCtactcaacttcaaaacaatcCTATCATTTTCTCACTTTCTGAACACTTAAAAATCCGACCCATACCAGAGACTACCAAACCAGTCCCTCCAGTTTTTACCGCTGGTCAATACAGCAAGGAGGATGTTGCCAAACTACTGGGTAGAGTAACTGTTCCTGACACTAAACCagagaacagaaaaataaaacccatgGAGACTGCTGTATCTACACAGTTGAAACCTACAGGGAAACAGAGGAAACAAGACAGAGAGAAATCTGAAGTGAAACAATcactgtctctgtctctgtcttccTCTGTCACCAAGGTCAGGGAGTACACAGTACCAGGTGTTAACAGGGTATATCATGTATCACTAGATAAATCAGGCAGACTCTGGGGCAGTGATTATGAAGGTAACCTTGTCCAAACAGATCTACAGGGGAATCAGCTACAGAAGATACAAACCAGTGGTGAATATGGCTACCACACAGGCACACAGGACGGGGATCTGAtctatatagacaaaatcaACAAAGTCATCAATAGGATAGCACTGGATAATACAATCACTGAATTTATTAAAACAGATTCAAAACCTGACAGCATTCACTCCTCCCACATCAACGGGGACATACTGGTGGGAATGTATGGTAAAGTCACCAGGTACAACAAGAAAGGGaaagaaatacagaacatacagaGGGACAACAAAGGGCAGGAACTGTATAGTTATCCAATCTATATCACAGAAAACATTAATGGTGATATCTGTACATCAGACTTAGTCAAACATGCTGTAGTGGTGGTGAATAAATCAGGACAACACAGGTTTTCCTACACAGGTCAAGGGTCAAAGTTTCGTCCCTGGGGACTGTGCACTGATCTCCTGGGTCACATCCTGGTCTGTGATCATCACAGTGACACAGTTGATCTTCTGGATCAGGATGGTCAGTTCTTGTGTCTACTACTCACAAAACAACAAGGGATAACATGTCCCTATAGTATGTGTGTGGATGATGAGAACAATCTTATTGTGGGACAAGGTATTTCAAACATACTGAGGATGTACAAGTATCTACAGTGA